One Deltaproteobacteria bacterium DNA segment encodes these proteins:
- a CDS encoding amidohydrolase: MQRTLTLKTTIKDIVKSLKPSLINLSHDIWSHPEIALEEFRTRDAICDYLSAHGFNIKKSIGGINTSFIATYGHKPHPAIAYLSEMDALPELGHACGHNVNACISAGAAVALSKSVNKDKCTIAVIGTPAEEIGFGKPELIRHGIFKPFDAAIMSHASTKRMSFRCMLALKKVKISFKGKSAHAASYPEQGKDALSALILTINNINAKRSMFKPYMHANFIITRGGTAPNIIPDFAEAYYYVRAKDLKELDELMEHVRTAVKGAGLATGTKYNIIEQGYTQYPFKINNALVRVYDDVLKELGLKKTRTDPCEGMGSSDIGNLSYIIPTLHASTPIGKDAHIHTNEFKTLAVSKTADSGILEGATTLGMTGCKIINNPGLLS, from the coding sequence ATGCAGAGGACTTTAACCTTGAAGACTACCATTAAAGATATTGTTAAATCATTAAAACCATCACTCATAAACCTTTCTCATGATATATGGTCTCATCCTGAGATTGCACTTGAGGAGTTTCGAACAAGAGATGCGATATGCGATTACCTGAGCGCACATGGATTTAACATAAAAAAGTCTATCGGCGGCATTAACACATCATTTATCGCAACTTACGGGCATAAGCCACATCCTGCAATAGCATACCTTTCAGAAATGGATGCATTGCCCGAACTGGGCCACGCATGCGGTCATAATGTTAATGCCTGTATAAGCGCTGGTGCTGCTGTTGCATTGTCAAAATCGGTAAACAAGGATAAATGTACGATTGCTGTTATAGGCACGCCTGCAGAGGAAATAGGATTCGGAAAACCAGAGCTTATAAGGCATGGGATTTTTAAGCCTTTTGATGCCGCTATTATGAGCCATGCTTCAACAAAACGCATGAGCTTTAGATGCATGCTTGCACTCAAAAAGGTAAAGATAAGTTTTAAAGGAAAGTCCGCACATGCTGCTTCGTATCCGGAGCAGGGTAAAGATGCGCTGTCCGCCCTTATCCTAACAATAAACAATATCAATGCAAAACGTTCTATGTTTAAACCTTACATGCATGCAAATTTCATAATCACACGCGGAGGTACGGCACCAAACATAATACCCGATTTTGCGGAAGCTTATTATTATGTAAGGGCTAAAGATCTTAAAGAGCTTGATGAGCTTATGGAGCATGTAAGGACGGCTGTAAAGGGCGCTGGACTTGCAACAGGTACAAAATATAATATTATAGAACAGGGTTACACACAGTATCCCTTCAAAATAAATAACGCACTTGTTAGGGTTTATGATGATGTGCTTAAAGAGCTTGGGCTAAAAAAGACCCGGACTGATCCCTGCGAAGGAATGGGGTCGTCCGATATAGGTAATCTTTCTTATATTATACCCACATTGCATGCAAGTACTCCCATAGGAAAGGATGCACACATCCATACGAATGAATTTAAGACGCTTGCCGTTTCAAAAACTGCTGACAGCGGCATATTAGAAGGTGCTACCACACTTGGTATGACAGGCTGCAAGATCATAAATAACCCGGGGTTATTATCTTAA
- a CDS encoding NADH-quinone oxidoreductase subunit N: MMGQMNLTAILPELVIVVTLFIVSMFDAFTEGRKLAVGIIAVLGILTGMGTSIYLWGNKIMGFSNMIAIDEFSLILFMIVMLSGVITILVSLDYVDRFEPDGGHFYILILSAILGMMFIISATNMIVLVLGLELMSFSVYPLVGFTRDRSASLEGSMKYLLLGAYATAFLLYGIALVYSVLGTTNLYLIAKSLTARQDLMTNIIMMGGITFILIGLGFKVAVVPFHAWAPDAYEGAPAPVTGFMATAVKTASFAAIIKLVIIVFNVYKVPVSDALWVLSALTMLVGNVVAISQKNVKRMLAYSSIAHAGYIVVGLVSGSVYGMSAAIFYLIAYTFTTTGAFAIVTYLEKKDGTGNELSDYSGLSKTHPVISLMMAIFLLSLSGIPPTAGFLAKFYVFSAAISNGYIGLAIFGIFTSIISLYYYLRVVYAMYFEEPEIQTQTPVPAGISIGIIIAIWGVFQFGILPSELIHIAVQSINSLLR, translated from the coding sequence ATGATGGGACAAATGAATCTTACTGCCATCCTTCCGGAACTTGTTATTGTAGTAACGCTTTTTATAGTTTCCATGTTTGACGCTTTTACAGAGGGCAGAAAATTAGCTGTAGGTATAATAGCCGTGCTCGGCATATTAACGGGTATGGGGACTTCCATATATCTCTGGGGTAATAAGATTATGGGATTTTCAAACATGATCGCTATTGATGAGTTTTCTCTTATACTATTTATGATTGTTATGCTGTCTGGTGTTATAACGATATTAGTTTCATTGGATTATGTGGATAGGTTTGAGCCCGACGGCGGCCATTTTTACATCCTTATCTTAAGTGCAATTCTCGGGATGATGTTTATAATTTCTGCGACAAACATGATCGTTCTTGTCCTCGGGCTTGAGCTTATGAGTTTTTCTGTGTATCCTCTTGTTGGTTTTACAAGGGATAGAAGTGCAAGCCTTGAAGGCTCAATGAAATATCTTCTTCTTGGAGCTTATGCAACAGCATTTTTATTATACGGTATAGCACTTGTTTATAGCGTACTGGGTACCACCAATCTTTATCTTATTGCAAAGTCTCTTACCGCAAGACAGGATTTGATGACCAACATCATCATGATGGGCGGCATTACATTCATATTAATAGGTCTAGGATTCAAGGTTGCGGTCGTTCCATTCCACGCATGGGCACCCGATGCCTATGAAGGTGCTCCTGCACCTGTTACAGGGTTTATGGCAACCGCTGTAAAGACCGCGAGTTTTGCGGCAATTATAAAACTTGTGATCATAGTGTTCAATGTTTATAAAGTACCAGTATCGGATGCACTATGGGTTTTAAGTGCATTGACAATGCTTGTGGGTAATGTTGTTGCAATCTCACAAAAGAATGTAAAACGTATGCTGGCATATTCAAGCATTGCACATGCAGGGTATATTGTGGTTGGACTTGTCTCCGGCAGTGTTTACGGGATGTCGGCAGCCATATTTTATCTTATTGCATATACGTTTACAACAACGGGTGCATTTGCAATTGTTACATACCTTGAAAAGAAGGATGGGACGGGTAATGAGCTTTCCGATTACAGTGGTCTTTCAAAAACGCATCCGGTAATTAGTCTTATGATGGCTATCTTCCTTTTATCACTTTCAGGAATACCTCCTACAGCAGGGTTTCTGGCAAAATTCTACGTATTCAGTGCGGCCATAAGTAACGGTTATATCGGGCTCGCAATCTTTGGTATATTTACAAGCATAATATCGCTTTACTATTATTTGCGGGTCGTTTATGCAATGTATTTTGAAGAACCGGAGATTCAGACACAGACTCCGGTACCGGCAGGCATATCGATAGGCATAATTATAGCAATATGGGGTGTTTTTCAATTTGGCATATTGCCTTCTGAACTGATACATATTGCAGTCCAATCTATAAATTCGTTGTTAAGATAA